The DNA window ATTCCAAGCCAAAACACCTAGAAAAGCCACAGCTGCGATGATTAAAGGTTTGATCATTAATTTCAAAATCTGCAAAATTGAAGATTTGAGTGCGACCTTCATTAAGACGTAAAAATTGAAAGCAAAGGTCACATAAAAATTAATCGCCACAAACAAAGCCAAACGATCAATGTTACCGGCAAGAATGCCAATCGTGATAAATGAGATCGTGATCGCCGTAGAAATAAGACCGGTCTTCATCAAAGTCTTCGTCATATTGCGAGACTGATAGATACCGCCAATCGTCGTGGTGATTAATTGAATCCAAGTGGTCAGCGATAAAATCTGAAAAGGAATAATAGCCCCATCCCATTTGTGGCCAAACAAAAAACGAATAATTAGTTCTGAGTTGCTCGATAAATACACTGACAAGGGTATCCCAACAATCAACAAAAAGCGCAGTACCTTTAAATAAACTTTTTTGATCGTGGCGACATCTTCCTGATAGTTAGCTAAGACAGGCTGCATCACCGGAACAATCACATTGGTAAAAATATTATTCGGATACGTGATCATCTGATAGGACTTGCCATAATTTCCCAAGGCTGTTTGGCCAAAAAATTTACCGACTAATAAATTATCAAGATTTCGAGAAAAGTAGTTAATGATGCCAAATTCAAATTGATAGGTTGAAAAATCACGAATCTTCTTAAGAGCTCGTTTATCAAGTCCTTTTAGAATTTTTAGTTTGGAAAAATGAAAATAAGCAATGAAGTTGACAAAGGCTGGTATCAGGCTAGTAAGGATCAGCGAGTAGACGCCAAAACCAAGAAAAGCGGTCACAATTCCTGTCGTACCACCAATCAGATAAGCTAAGAGGCCTGTTATGTTAATGTGCTTGAACTCTTGTCTTTTTTGTAGCAAAGATAAAGGCACGACTGACATCATTGATAAAATCAAATTAGGCGCCAACATCCAGCTTAATAAAAGATAAATTTTATCATTATAAAAATAACTGACTGGAATTCCCAATAAACCAAAGACTGCACCAATGATCAATGACCAAAAAGTAAGAATTTTGAATAAAGATGAATAATCACGGTCGTTTAGTTCGTGGCTTTGAACAATAGCTGGCCCAATGCCCAGCTCAGAAAGCAGTTGAAAAAAGGGCAGGAATACCAAAATAATATTTAGAACGCCATAGGTTTTAGGCCCTAGTAGGCGAGATAAAACAATCGTGACTGCAAAATTTGCAATAACACCCGCATACTGACCAATTGCCGTATAGACGACGCCCTGTTTGAATTGTCGTTTAATTTCCTGCATTATTTTAAAATGTTAACCCATTTTTGGATAACTTCTTTCAAAAGATAGTTTTGAACACGTAACAAAGACTTTTTTTGCCATTGTTCACGTAGCTTTTGACTACCAATTAGCCGAGACAGCTGATGGTTCATTTCAGCCACATCACCCAATTTGACCAATTGGCCATACTCACCATCTCGCGTCACGGATCTAGCACCAGTTTGATCAAAAGCAACCAATGGCAATCCAAAACTCATGGCCTCGGCCATAACTAAACCAAAGCCTTCCCATCTAGAGGTCATTAAAAAAATTGAACTGGCTACATAGTGATTAGCTAGAGCCTCGCCTTTAAGTGAACCAACATAGACAAGCTTTTGTTGCGCTCTTTGGATGTCGCTGGCATCTAAAACATTAATCATTTTCAGCGGGTCTTTGTCCCCTGCTATAGAAATAACCCAGTCATCAGGTAATTGTGCGGCAATTTTAAGTAAGTAATCGGTACCTTTGTGCTGCCAATCAGAGGTCCGGCCAACCCATGAAATGACATGTTTTTGCAGATTTGAAATAGTCCCCTTAGGGTTCTCGATTGTCACCGGATTGGCAATTTCTACTGAATGGGAATTATACTTTGCAAAATGCTCAGCATCATATGCAGTGAGCGAGACAACTAGATCCGATGCTTGCAGGCCATTAATAAATTCCTGTTTGATATTCTTGAAATAGTTGTCCATGTAAACATCGAAGTTATTATGCATCCAAGAGATGACCCGTAAATTAGGGAAAGCCTTCTTGATAAAAGGTGCATAGGCCGTATAGTCTGCAGTAAGAATGACAGTATCAAAATTATTCTTTGATATCTTCGCCAACAGAGAACTAATTAAAAATTTTTCGACTGTTAAAAATTGATTTGCTTGGTTCGAAACATTTTCGTCAAATCTATTTCTTAAAGAACAGAATTTACGATCAATTTTTTCCAAAAAATTAGGAGCTTGTCTTGGATAAAAAAGTTTGGATTCCACTGAATAAAACTGAGGAATATTTCTACGCACAATAAAAATAGAGGATTCAAAGTCATCTAAGGCATTCAAAGCATCCGCAATGATCGAAACGACCCGTTGCAGGCCACCAATGTTTAGATCATTGACCACAAATAAAATCTTTTTAGTCACGAAGGCTTACGCCCTTTTCCATTGATCTCTGGTATACACCTTCTCTAAGACATCTTTGATCTCATCAGTGACACGGTTGGCAATCACGACATCGCTTTGAGCTTTAAAGCTGGCTAAGTCTTTGATCAAGGGGCTATCTTGAAAAGTGGGCTGGCTTAAGGTCGGTTCATAGATGATCACCTTAACGCCGCTGGCTTCTAACTTGCTCATAACATCCAGGATCGAAGACTGACGAAAGTTGTCTGAGCCCTTTTTCATGGCCAGCTTATAGACACCGACGACCTTGGGATGTCTAGCCAGGACTTGATCGGCGATAAACTGTTTTCTTGTATCGTTAGACCGGACAATGGCCGTCATCAAGTTCTGAGGAACGCCTTGATAGGAAGCTAAGAGTTGTTTGGAATCTTTAGGTAGGCAGTAACCACCATAGCCAAAACTCGGGTTATTGTAAAAGTCGCCGATCCTAGGATCCATGCCCACTCCTTGGATGATCCGAGCCGCATTTAACGACTTGCTTTCAGCATAGGTGTCTAATTCATTAAAGTAAGCCACCCGCATGGCTAAGTAAGTATTGGAGAAGAGCTTAATCGCTTCGGCTTCTTCACTAGTCGTAAATAAGGTCGGCACATCCGCTTTGATAGCAGCGGCTTGCAGCAAACCAGCAAAGGTCTTGCCAGCCTCAGTTAAGGAACCAACGACAATGCGGCTGGGATAGAGGTTATCGTATAGCGCCGTGCCTTCTCTTAAGAATTCTGGGGAAAAGAAGATCTGATCGGATTGGTACTGGGCTTTGACCTGATCAATAAAGCCAACTGGGATCGTGGACTTGACCACGATCCAGGCAGTCGAGTTTAAGGCCAGCGTTTCTTTGATGGCTGCCTGCACACTGCTGGTATCAAAACGATTGGTCTGCGCATCATAATTCGTTGGCGTGGCGATAATCACAAAGTCAGCTCCGGGAATGGCTTGTTGAGCATCCAGGGTGGCTTTTAAATGCAAGGGTTTGGTCGTCAAATAGTCCGTGATCTCTTTATCAACGATCGGACTGATATGCTGGTTGATCAGCTCAACCTTTTCTTTGATAATATCCAAAGCCACAACATCGTTTTCTTGTGACAATAAGGTTGCCAGTGATAAGCCGACATAACCAGTTCCAATAACTGCAATTTTCATAGCAAACATACTCCTAAGTTAATTATTATAGATTCTGCTGATTACTTAATCCACTTGTCTTTTAATTTCCTGAAGTTTCGGTAAAGAAGGTTTATGAGTTTAAAAGAAGCTGACCAGTAGACCATTTTTTCTCGTCGGGTTAAATGGCTCTCTGACATGTTTTGAAGATCGCCTTTCATCTCATTTGCAAACTGAACACGAATTCGTTGTGGGAAATAAAAATTATAAAAACGAACCATGCGGTGAAAATGCCAAGTAGAGACATATTTCCGACTGAAAAACTTTAAATAAATATCTCGTGCCTGGTTTAATGCAAATAAAAGATCCGACATAACGCCACTTAAATCATTAGTCCATTTGTCCGCAGTGGCGCTCGTCCCTCTTCTTCTGTACCAATACATTGGCTTTTCAGTCAGAAACACAATTCCTTGTGAATGAGCATAAACAGTTGGTGTTGAAATTTGATCTTCAAAAATCATACCTACTGGAAAAGATATATCGTTCTTTTCGTACACGCTTTTAGCAGCCAAATAAGTAGTTGGTCCGACAAAACGTGAGTAGGCCATAATCAAGTCTAAAGCTTCTTCAACTGAAATAAGTTGGGAATGATTGTAGTTAGGCTTGTTAAGCATCAACACTTGATTGCCATTTGCATCAATCTCACCAATATCAAAAATAACCGTCTCAGCATGAAATCTATTTAATAACTGAATAGATTTTTCGATTAAATCTAAGTCAGCCAAATCATCAGAGTCCATAAAGTATATATATTTTCCCTTAGCTTTGGC is part of the Oenococcus sicerae genome and encodes:
- a CDS encoding glycosyltransferase; this translates as MTKKILFVVNDLNIGGLQRVVSIIADALNALDDFESSIFIVRRNIPQFYSVESKLFYPRQAPNFLEKIDRKFCSLRNRFDENVSNQANQFLTVEKFLISSLLAKISKNNFDTVILTADYTAYAPFIKKAFPNLRVISWMHNNFDVYMDNYFKNIKQEFINGLQASDLVVSLTAYDAEHFAKYNSHSVEIANPVTIENPKGTISNLQKHVISWVGRTSDWQHKGTDYLLKIAAQLPDDWVISIAGDKDPLKMINVLDASDIQRAQQKLVYVGSLKGEALANHYVASSIFLMTSRWEGFGLVMAEAMSFGLPLVAFDQTGARSVTRDGEYGQLVKLGDVAEMNHQLSRLIGSQKLREQWQKKSLLRVQNYLLKEVIQKWVNILK
- a CDS encoding nucleotide sugar dehydrogenase codes for the protein MKIAVIGTGYVGLSLATLLSQENDVVALDIIKEKVELINQHISPIVDKEITDYLTTKPLHLKATLDAQQAIPGADFVIIATPTNYDAQTNRFDTSSVQAAIKETLALNSTAWIVVKSTIPVGFIDQVKAQYQSDQIFFSPEFLREGTALYDNLYPSRIVVGSLTEAGKTFAGLLQAAAIKADVPTLFTTSEEAEAIKLFSNTYLAMRVAYFNELDTYAESKSLNAARIIQGVGMDPRIGDFYNNPSFGYGGYCLPKDSKQLLASYQGVPQNLMTAIVRSNDTRKQFIADQVLARHPKVVGVYKLAMKKGSDNFRQSSILDVMSKLEASGVKVIIYEPTLSQPTFQDSPLIKDLASFKAQSDVVIANRVTDEIKDVLEKVYTRDQWKRA
- a CDS encoding lipopolysaccharide biosynthesis protein, with product MQEIKRQFKQGVVYTAIGQYAGVIANFAVTIVLSRLLGPKTYGVLNIILVFLPFFQLLSELGIGPAIVQSHELNDRDYSSLFKILTFWSLIIGAVFGLLGIPVSYFYNDKIYLLLSWMLAPNLILSMMSVVPLSLLQKRQEFKHINITGLLAYLIGGTTGIVTAFLGFGVYSLILTSLIPAFVNFIAYFHFSKLKILKGLDKRALKKIRDFSTYQFEFGIINYFSRNLDNLLVGKFFGQTALGNYGKSYQMITYPNNIFTNVIVPVMQPVLANYQEDVATIKKVYLKVLRFLLIVGIPLSVYLSSNSELIIRFLFGHKWDGAIIPFQILSLTTWIQLITTTIGGIYQSRNMTKTLMKTGLISTAITISFITIGILAGNIDRLALFVAINFYVTFAFNFYVLMKVALKSSILQILKLMIKPLIIAAVAFLGVLAWNLLNIQITNIFLELLIVSIIFWGIDLIGLIITKEINFVLNIVFKK
- a CDS encoding glycosyltransferase family 2 protein, yielding MPVYNGLDFLGQAIGSILDQSYQDLELIIVDDGSNRDTKDFLSSVSQSDKRIRIFHQKNSGQSVARNNGLAKAKGKYIYFMDSDDLADLDLIEKSIQLLNRFHAETVIFDIGEIDANGNQVLMLNKPNYNHSQLISVEEALDLIMAYSRFVGPTTYLAAKSVYEKNDISFPVGMIFEDQISTPTVYAHSQGIVFLTEKPMYWYRRRGTSATADKWTNDLSGVMSDLLFALNQARDIYLKFFSRKYVSTWHFHRMVRFYNFYFPQRIRVQFANEMKGDLQNMSESHLTRREKMVYWSASFKLINLLYRNFRKLKDKWIK